A genomic segment from Chloroflexota bacterium encodes:
- a CDS encoding ATP-binding cassette domain-containing protein, with product MFGKRPKPVEKSNGNAYQHGNEHLIELRQVVKNFQTAAGLFTALKDVDLRVDRSEFVAVIGKSGSGKSTLINMIAGIDRPTAGEVFVGDTAVHKLNEGQMAVWRGKNLGIVFQFFQLLPTLTLVENVMLPMDFCNVHPSREREKIAMNLLDQMEMADHAHKLPSAISGGQQQRVAIARALANDPPIIIADEPTGNLDSKTADAVFTVFQQLVDRGKTILMVTHDNDLAKRATRSVIIADGEIIEESLARVFASLSAPELIAATHKADPERYVPGAVIIAQGKHNDHLHVILKGRVEILKHAPDGTEMVVATMGKGQYFGEIEMLSGAPSIATVRASDDVETVMLDRAAFQRMVDGSKTTRAEIDRIAQQRLAENRGAR from the coding sequence ATGTTTGGCAAACGCCCCAAGCCGGTCGAAAAATCGAACGGGAACGCGTATCAACACGGGAATGAACACCTCATCGAACTGCGTCAGGTCGTCAAGAATTTTCAAACTGCCGCCGGATTGTTCACCGCGCTCAAAGATGTAGACCTGCGCGTGGATCGGAGTGAATTTGTCGCGGTTATTGGCAAATCCGGCAGCGGCAAGTCCACGCTCATCAACATGATCGCCGGGATTGATCGCCCGACCGCGGGCGAAGTCTTTGTCGGCGATACCGCCGTGCACAAACTCAACGAGGGACAAATGGCGGTATGGCGCGGTAAAAACCTGGGAATCGTTTTTCAGTTCTTCCAACTTTTGCCGACGCTTACACTCGTCGAGAACGTGATGCTGCCGATGGATTTTTGCAACGTACACCCCTCGCGCGAGCGCGAAAAAATCGCGATGAATTTGCTCGATCAGATGGAGATGGCGGATCACGCGCACAAATTGCCTTCCGCGATTTCCGGCGGTCAGCAACAACGCGTCGCGATCGCGCGCGCGCTCGCGAACGACCCGCCGATCATCATCGCGGACGAGCCGACCGGCAATCTCGATTCGAAAACGGCGGACGCGGTATTCACGGTATTTCAGCAATTGGTGGATCGCGGCAAGACGATTTTGATGGTGACGCACGACAACGATCTCGCGAAACGCGCGACGCGTTCGGTGATCATCGCCGACGGCGAGATCATTGAGGAATCGCTCGCGCGCGTGTTCGCGTCGTTGAGCGCGCCCGAGTTGATCGCCGCGACGCACAAAGCCGATCCCGAACGCTACGTGCCCGGCGCGGTCATCATCGCGCAAGGCAAGCACAACGATCATTTGCACGTCATTCTCAAAGGGCGTGTCGAAATTCTCAAGCACGCGCCCGATGGCACCGAGATGGTCGTCGCGACGATGGGCAAGGGACAGTACTTTGGCGAAATCGAAATGCTCTCCGGCGCGCCCAGCATCGCGACCGTGCGCGCGTCTGACGACGTGGAGACCGTCATGCTCGATCGCGCGGCGTTCCAACGGATGGTGGATGGCTCCAAGACGACGCGTGCGGAAATTGATCGCATCGCACAACAACGTCTTGCCGAGAATCGAGGCGCGCGATGA